Proteins encoded together in one Miscanthus floridulus cultivar M001 chromosome 16, ASM1932011v1, whole genome shotgun sequence window:
- the LOC136513970 gene encoding uncharacterized protein produces the protein MIDSEYAIPDDAVNNPAPSVSKSGKPFNLRPVSPTSPIGYNAPTLAALTRQKILTKTITSKSKLATSRATPSAAATTLVKAFKGVRAATGSSSAIPPISSTTPSEQQLGTSANVPDAQASQSSVDAPQPIVADVQAKRKASTDTEAQPKRQRSMPIPTSAPMSSVIIPQEPTTDEVTEDIPSASSADPHDILQVASSSQAQEIALKQEQDSPNSLFSFAIDISDDDGEETSSSLALGTISAETKSKLETLLNLLQQSTAQLVDDSDPAKAIFKTIRGQVPADVEEILFPAAHLESRQLQYQRAAQRIADRAAQAQLKGEMLQLKQIADEKHKGIVNLQTSGAALKQKILDLSARKAALLAELKEIDAALTHAQQEESQLPNAVKALQQERDIQARKALAMKKKLKPVEGAADDDIKEMEEADQIRLRAILAIQSLLNV, from the exons atgatcgattctgaatatgccatccctgacgacgcg gttaataacccagcaccatcggtgagcaaaagtgggaaacccttcaacctccggcctgtttccccaacatcgccgatcggctacaacgctcccaccttagccgctttgacccgccAGAAGATTCTTactaagaccatcacttctaagtccaaattggctacatccagggctaccccatcggccgctgctacaaccttggtcaaagcctttaag ggggtaagagctgctacgggatcgtcatcggcaattccgccgatatcaagcaccactccttcagag caacaattgggtacatcggcaaacgtaccagatgcccaagcttcacaatcaagtgtcgatgccccccagccaatcgttgccgatgtccaagcaaagcgcaaagcttcaacagatactgaagcacagccaaaacgacaaaggtctatgccgatccctacatctgccccaatgtcatcggtcatcatacctcaagagcccaccaccgatgaagtcacagaggatatcccatcggcaagctcagccgatccacacgacatactccaggttgcttcctccagtcaagcacaggaaattgccttgaaacag gaacaagattctccgaacagcctattttcctttgccattgacatttctgacgacgatggagaggaaacaagttcttcccttgcactgggaacaatatcggcagagactaaatccaagttggaaaccctcctgaacttgctacagcaaagtaccgcccaactggtagatgactcggaccccgcaaaggcaattttcaaaacaattcgtggccaggtccctgccgatgttgaagaaatactcttcccagcagctcacttagaaagccgtcaactgcaatatcaacgggctgctcagcgcattgccgatagagcagctcaagctcaacttaaaggagagatgctacaactgaaacaaatcgctgatgagaagcacaagggcatcgtcaacttgcagacttcgggtgctgcacttaagcagaaaatcttggatctatcggcaaggaaggcagctctattggctgaattgaaagaaatcgatgcagccttaactcatgctcaacaagaagaaagccagctacccaatgccgtcaaagcccttcagcaagaaagagatatccaagctcgcaaagctttagccatgaagaagaaactcaagcctgtggagggtgctgccgatgacgatatcaaagaaatggaagaagccgaccagattcgcctgcgtgcgatattagctatccaatccttgctgaacgtgtaa